A genomic region of Chlorobaculum parvum NCIB 8327 contains the following coding sequences:
- a CDS encoding NUDIX hydrolase has product MANGSGKITAVQSGVLPIAGDMVVLITTRSSGRWIIPKGYVEKGMTPHESAAKEAWEEAGIVGKVEPEPIGTYSYRRPSGMFAVKVYPLEVESLLERWEEMHVRERRVVTPAEAIDMVCNKELAQILSSFFHLSL; this is encoded by the coding sequence ATGGCCAACGGATCGGGAAAAATAACCGCAGTACAGTCGGGTGTGTTGCCTATTGCCGGCGATATGGTCGTGCTGATTACGACGCGTAGTTCCGGCCGCTGGATCATTCCCAAGGGCTATGTTGAAAAAGGGATGACGCCCCACGAGTCGGCAGCCAAGGAGGCCTGGGAAGAGGCGGGGATCGTCGGCAAGGTCGAGCCTGAGCCGATCGGGACCTATTCCTACCGACGCCCGTCAGGCATGTTTGCGGTGAAGGTCTATCCACTCGAAGTTGAATCGTTACTCGAACGCTGGGAGGAGATGCATGTTCGCGAACGCCGCGTAGTCACTCCTGCCGAAGCCATCGACATGGTTTGCAACAAGGAGCTCGCGCAGATCCTTTCTTCCTTTTTCCACCTTTCGCTTTAG
- the metK gene encoding methionine adenosyltransferase produces MSHSRYFFTSESVSEGHPDKVSDQISDAVLDEFIKQDPNSRVACETFVTTGQVIVGGEVTTKGIVDIQTIARKTITEIGYTKGEYMFDANSCGVLSALHSQSPDINRGVDRKEEIEDEFDRVGAGDQGMMFGYACTDTPELMPAAIQYAQELVRLLAEIRKEGKIMTYLRPDSKSQVTLEYDENDKVLRVDAVVVSTQHDPEPAGMSEAEFQEVIKNDIIENVIRKVIPAELIDENTKFHINPTGRFEIGGPHGDTGLTGRKIIVDTYGGAAPHGGGAFSGKDPSKVDRSAAYAARHVAKNIVAAGLADKCTVQVSYAIGVARPVSIYINTHGTGKHGLSDSQIQEKAEAIFDLRPLAIIRRFNLDRPHGWCYRDTAAYGHFGREQFPWEKTEKVAELKAAFGL; encoded by the coding sequence ATGTCACATTCAAGGTATTTCTTTACCTCAGAATCAGTTTCAGAAGGTCATCCGGACAAGGTATCCGACCAGATCTCCGATGCCGTGCTGGATGAGTTCATCAAACAGGACCCCAACTCTCGCGTTGCCTGCGAAACCTTCGTCACCACCGGTCAGGTGATCGTCGGTGGCGAGGTAACCACCAAAGGTATCGTCGATATCCAGACGATCGCCCGCAAGACCATTACTGAAATCGGCTACACCAAGGGCGAATACATGTTCGATGCCAACTCCTGCGGCGTACTCTCGGCCCTGCACTCGCAGTCGCCCGATATCAACCGCGGCGTTGATCGCAAGGAAGAGATCGAAGACGAGTTCGACCGCGTCGGCGCTGGCGACCAGGGCATGATGTTCGGTTACGCCTGCACTGATACCCCGGAGCTGATGCCTGCGGCCATCCAGTACGCCCAGGAGCTGGTCAGATTGCTTGCCGAAATCCGCAAGGAGGGCAAGATCATGACCTACCTCCGTCCCGACTCCAAGAGCCAGGTGACGCTCGAATACGACGAGAACGACAAGGTGCTCCGCGTTGACGCCGTGGTCGTCTCGACCCAGCACGATCCCGAACCGGCAGGCATGAGCGAGGCCGAGTTCCAGGAGGTCATCAAGAACGACATCATCGAGAACGTCATCCGCAAGGTGATCCCCGCCGAGCTGATCGATGAGAACACCAAGTTCCACATCAACCCGACCGGCCGCTTTGAAATCGGTGGCCCTCACGGTGATACCGGTCTGACCGGCCGCAAGATCATCGTCGACACCTACGGCGGCGCAGCTCCGCACGGCGGCGGCGCATTCAGCGGTAAAGACCCGTCGAAGGTCGACCGCAGCGCAGCCTACGCAGCTCGCCACGTTGCCAAGAACATCGTGGCTGCCGGCCTTGCCGACAAGTGCACCGTGCAGGTCTCTTACGCCATCGGCGTTGCCCGCCCGGTCTCGATCTACATCAACACCCACGGCACCGGCAAGCACGGCTTGAGCGACTCGCAGATCCAGGAGAAAGCCGAGGCGATCTTCGATCTTCGCCCGCTGGCCATCATCCGTCGCTTCAACCTCGACCGTCCGCACGGCTGGTGCTATCGCGACACGGCTGCTTACGGCCACTTCGGTCGCGAACAGTTCCCGTGGGAGAAGACCGAGAAGGTTGCCGAGCTGAAAGCAGCTTTCGGCCTCTGA
- a CDS encoding efflux RND transporter periplasmic adaptor subunit codes for MQLKKFQPYIIAVLIIAAGLLIGRLLSTHKDTQEEAVAKKESRPVKVRVIENGTVFRKVALSGKLEAVRKIELYAEVSGVFVETSHPFRAGNAFKKGQVLVRIDDEVYRSTVLAERSGLLNALTLLLPDLTIDFPDHVAPWQAYVRNFRIDAPLKPLPKPATDRIRNYLAARNIYTRYYSVRSMEETLGKYRITAPFDGVVTVSDLNPGMLVRTGQKIGEFSAGGRYELEASIGVKDAPFVKKGEQIELHSDDFTGTVRGVVSRVNTAIDESTQTVKVYIVAEDPRLKDGMYLSGDLEVPVDQAVTVSRNLLGADKKLYALRDSVIVGVPVETVALDGRTAVLRGLKDGTKIIAEPVEGMFAGMVVDPSQVVVTGENNQESGK; via the coding sequence ATGCAGTTAAAAAAATTTCAGCCCTATATCATTGCGGTGCTTATCATAGCTGCCGGTCTTCTGATTGGCAGGCTGCTCAGTACCCATAAGGATACCCAGGAAGAGGCGGTTGCGAAAAAGGAATCAAGGCCGGTCAAGGTGCGGGTGATCGAAAATGGAACCGTGTTCCGGAAGGTTGCCCTGAGCGGCAAGCTCGAAGCGGTTCGCAAGATCGAATTGTACGCAGAGGTTTCAGGGGTTTTTGTCGAGACCTCGCATCCGTTCAGGGCGGGCAACGCCTTTAAAAAGGGTCAGGTGCTCGTCAGGATCGATGACGAAGTCTATCGCAGCACGGTGCTGGCTGAACGCAGCGGTTTGCTCAACGCTCTGACGCTGCTGCTTCCCGACCTGACCATCGATTTTCCCGACCATGTCGCGCCGTGGCAAGCCTATGTGCGCAACTTCCGCATCGACGCGCCGTTGAAGCCGCTGCCGAAACCCGCGACCGACCGGATTCGCAACTATCTCGCCGCCCGCAACATCTACACCCGCTACTACTCGGTGCGGAGCATGGAGGAGACGCTCGGCAAATACCGCATCACGGCGCCCTTTGACGGCGTGGTGACGGTCTCGGATCTCAATCCCGGAATGCTCGTGCGGACGGGGCAGAAGATCGGCGAATTCTCGGCGGGCGGTCGCTACGAACTCGAAGCCTCCATCGGCGTCAAGGACGCGCCGTTCGTCAAAAAAGGGGAGCAGATCGAGCTGCACTCCGACGACTTCACTGGCACGGTGCGGGGCGTGGTGTCGCGGGTCAACACGGCCATCGACGAGAGCACGCAGACGGTCAAGGTCTATATCGTCGCCGAGGATCCGCGGCTGAAGGACGGCATGTATCTTTCGGGCGACCTCGAAGTTCCGGTCGATCAGGCGGTCACGGTGTCGCGCAACCTGCTCGGCGCTGACAAAAAGCTGTACGCTCTGCGCGATTCGGTCATCGTCGGAGTTCCCGTCGAAACCGTGGCGCTCGACGGGCGCACGGCGGTGCTCCGGGGCTTGAAGGACGGCACGAAGATCATCGCCGAGCCGGTGGAGGGGATGTTCGCGGGCATGGTGGTCGATCCTTCGCAGGTCGTCGTGACGGGTGAGAACAATCAGGAATCGGGAAAGTAA
- a CDS encoding HNH endonuclease: protein MLLHKAKVLVLNASYEPLSICDARNAVLLLFGGKAMVVASHPEHRIRTVSESFPLPSIVRLTVYVRVEYRHAVLSRKNIFRRDGYRCQYCGRNDLQLTLDHVIPKSRGGEDRWDNLITACKPCNTLKGNRTPTEAGMTMLQKPFRPSHIALMRQHFLSISDDWKPYLFMS from the coding sequence ATGTTGCTGCATAAAGCCAAAGTCCTGGTGCTCAATGCGAGCTACGAGCCTCTGAGCATCTGCGATGCGAGGAATGCCGTGCTGCTGCTTTTTGGCGGCAAGGCCATGGTGGTGGCAAGCCATCCGGAGCATCGTATTCGCACGGTCAGCGAGAGCTTTCCGCTGCCGAGCATCGTGCGCCTGACAGTGTACGTTCGGGTGGAGTATCGCCACGCGGTGCTGAGCCGGAAAAACATCTTCAGGCGGGACGGCTACCGCTGTCAGTACTGCGGCAGAAATGACCTTCAGTTGACGCTTGATCACGTCATTCCGAAGTCCAGAGGCGGGGAAGACCGGTGGGATAACCTGATTACAGCCTGCAAACCGTGCAATACGCTCAAGGGCAACCGGACGCCGACCGAGGCAGGTATGACCATGTTGCAGAAACCATTCCGACCGAGCCACATCGCCCTGATGCGGCAGCATTTCCTCTCGATTTCCGACGACTGGAAACCCTACCTTTTTATGAGCTGA
- the ahcY gene encoding adenosylhomocysteinase yields the protein MTTEAAVLDYKVADISLAEWGRKEIEIAEKEMPGLMATRKKYEGKKPLAGARIAGSLHMTIQTAVLIETLVELGADVRWASCNIFSTQDHAAAAIAAAGVPVFAWKGETLDEYWWCTRQILEFEGGLGPNLIVDDGGDATLMIHLGYKIENDPSMLDKTPGNAEERALFAQLKEVFAEDNQRWHKVAAGMKGVSEETTTGVHRLYQMMEKGELLFPAINVNDSVTKSKFDNLYGCRESLADGIKRATDVMIAGKVAVVLGYGDVGKGCAHSMRSYGARVIVTEIDPICALQAAMEGFQVTTIEEALEEGNIYVTTTGNKDVITLEHMKKMKDEAIVCNIGHFDNEIQVDALNNFKGATRINIKPQVDKYVFEDGRCIYLLAEGRLVNLGCATGHPSFVMSNSFTNQTLAQIELWKNNYDVDVYRLPKHLDEEVARLHLGQIGVKLTTLSKEQADYIGVPVEGPYKPEHYRY from the coding sequence ATGACAACAGAAGCAGCAGTGCTCGACTACAAAGTGGCCGATATTTCGCTTGCCGAATGGGGCCGCAAAGAGATCGAAATCGCTGAAAAAGAGATGCCGGGCCTGATGGCTACGCGCAAGAAATACGAAGGCAAGAAACCGCTCGCAGGTGCTCGCATCGCCGGTTCGCTGCACATGACCATCCAGACCGCCGTCCTGATCGAGACACTCGTCGAACTCGGCGCCGACGTGCGCTGGGCGAGCTGCAACATCTTCTCGACGCAGGACCACGCCGCCGCTGCCATTGCCGCCGCCGGTGTTCCGGTGTTCGCCTGGAAGGGTGAGACCCTCGACGAGTACTGGTGGTGCACCCGCCAGATCCTCGAGTTCGAAGGCGGGCTCGGCCCGAACCTCATCGTCGATGACGGCGGTGACGCCACCCTCATGATCCACCTCGGCTACAAGATCGAGAACGATCCGTCGATGCTCGACAAAACTCCGGGCAACGCCGAAGAGAGGGCGCTCTTCGCCCAGCTCAAAGAGGTCTTCGCAGAAGACAACCAGCGCTGGCACAAGGTCGCCGCAGGTATGAAGGGCGTCTCCGAAGAGACCACCACCGGCGTGCACCGTCTGTACCAGATGATGGAAAAAGGCGAGCTGCTCTTCCCTGCCATCAACGTCAACGACTCGGTCACCAAGTCGAAATTCGACAACCTCTACGGCTGCCGTGAATCGCTGGCCGACGGTATCAAACGCGCCACTGACGTCATGATCGCCGGCAAGGTTGCCGTCGTGCTCGGGTACGGCGACGTCGGCAAAGGTTGCGCCCATTCGATGCGCTCCTACGGCGCCCGCGTGATCGTCACCGAAATCGACCCGATCTGCGCACTGCAGGCCGCCATGGAGGGCTTCCAGGTCACCACGATCGAAGAGGCGCTCGAAGAGGGCAACATCTACGTCACCACCACCGGCAACAAGGATGTGATCACCCTCGAGCACATGAAGAAGATGAAGGACGAAGCGATCGTCTGCAACATCGGCCACTTCGACAACGAAATCCAGGTCGATGCGCTCAACAACTTCAAAGGTGCCACTAGAATCAACATCAAGCCGCAGGTTGACAAGTACGTCTTCGAAGACGGCCGCTGCATCTACCTGCTCGCTGAAGGCCGCCTGGTGAACCTCGGCTGCGCCACCGGCCACCCGTCGTTCGTAATGAGCAACTCCTTCACCAACCAGACCCTCGCCCAGATCGAGCTCTGGAAAAACAACTACGACGTGGACGTCTATCGCCTGCCGAAGCACCTCGACGAAGAGGTCGCCCGCCTGCACCTCGGACAGATCGGCGTCAAGCTGACCACCCTGTCAAAGGAACAGGCCGACTACATCGGCGTACCGGTCGAAGGCCCCTACAAGCCGGAACACTACCGCTACTGA
- a CDS encoding metallophosphoesterase family protein, translating into MTFARFFRKAAPLFVLFMLLGQATLWAEPWKFGVMGDTQWTTADPAGENPSTVPVSIIEQINRQFMKAGVKFVIQVGDLSDDGREVSEEVRLEAARPLIDAGIGFFAFRGNHEARSADNGYGAPGFRKRYPQTRDGAFETRSGRRYVIGSNFSSPVQVSRELDGLSYSFDCGEGKERTRFVIIDNWPVPGRVVPNTTHYPSGYTIADQQPWISARLDRSKRGAPHAFVFSHQPLIGQNHQDTLFSGRADEHPDWQNAFFSSLHSNGIRLFICGHDHLHQRAIIHSPDGKSQVEQLIAASVSSKFYTPKPATHPGWRGQKNREISISQELSAVGYYIVTIDGPKVTVDYYADDHGGWQSDAAYPQGVGRPDTGRTPTFHFVLKERWSYTLDDGEFFPRVSPKALTEQFRN; encoded by the coding sequence ATGACCTTTGCCCGTTTCTTCCGAAAAGCTGCGCCACTGTTCGTGCTGTTCATGCTGCTGGGGCAGGCGACGCTGTGGGCCGAGCCCTGGAAGTTCGGCGTGATGGGCGATACGCAGTGGACGACCGCCGACCCTGCCGGAGAAAATCCCTCCACAGTTCCGGTTTCCATCATCGAGCAGATCAACCGGCAGTTCATGAAAGCTGGGGTGAAATTCGTCATTCAGGTCGGCGACCTGAGCGATGATGGCCGCGAGGTATCCGAAGAGGTGCGGCTTGAGGCTGCCCGGCCGCTGATCGATGCCGGTATCGGCTTTTTTGCTTTCCGGGGAAACCACGAGGCTCGAAGCGCTGACAACGGTTACGGTGCTCCCGGTTTCAGGAAGCGTTATCCCCAGACCCGCGATGGCGCGTTCGAGACGCGAAGCGGGCGGCGCTATGTGATCGGCTCGAACTTCAGCAGTCCGGTGCAGGTGAGCCGTGAACTTGACGGGTTGAGCTACTCGTTCGACTGCGGCGAAGGCAAGGAACGGACGCGTTTTGTCATCATCGACAACTGGCCTGTTCCCGGCAGGGTCGTGCCCAATACGACCCATTACCCATCCGGTTACACCATCGCCGATCAGCAGCCGTGGATCAGTGCTCGGCTTGATCGGAGCAAGCGCGGCGCGCCGCACGCGTTTGTCTTTTCCCATCAGCCGCTCATCGGCCAGAACCATCAGGATACGCTTTTCAGCGGGCGTGCCGACGAGCATCCCGACTGGCAGAACGCTTTCTTTTCAAGCCTGCACAGTAATGGTATCCGCCTTTTCATCTGTGGTCACGACCATCTCCACCAGCGCGCGATCATCCACAGTCCCGACGGCAAATCTCAGGTCGAGCAACTCATCGCAGCTTCGGTTAGCAGCAAGTTCTACACGCCCAAACCGGCAACCCATCCCGGATGGCGTGGTCAGAAAAATCGCGAGATTTCCATTTCGCAGGAGCTTTCTGCGGTCGGTTACTATATTGTCACCATTGACGGTCCAAAGGTCACGGTCGACTACTACGCCGATGATCACGGTGGCTGGCAGTCTGATGCCGCCTATCCGCAAGGCGTTGGACGCCCGGATACCGGCAGAACACCGACGTTCCATTTTGTTCTGAAAGAGCGCTGGAGTTATACGCTCGATGATGGAGAGTTTTTTCCCCGAGTCAGCCCAAAAGCGCTGACTGAGCAGTTCCGAAACTGA
- a CDS encoding sugar phosphate nucleotidyltransferase: MKAIIPVAGIGSRLRPHTFSQPKVLLNVAGKPIIDHIMDKLIESGIDEAIIIVGYLGDKIEQHLKSRYSIKMTFVVQSKQLGLAHAVHLCKPYCVDDEPLFIILGDTIFDVDLAPVLKSDVSTLGVKEVEDPRRFGVAITEGERITKLVEKPEQPVSNLALVGLYYLQNAGALFSSIEHIIEHNITTKSEFQLTDALQHLIDLGEVFSTFPVQGWYDCGKPETLLETNEVLLKKNNQTKSLPGCIINPPVFIAESASVSNAIIGPNTTIAEHVVVKDAIIMNSIIGQKSHVSDIMLDRSIIGNHAIVTAMGHELNIGDYSEIRMK, encoded by the coding sequence ATGAAAGCCATCATCCCCGTTGCCGGCATCGGTAGCCGGTTGCGCCCTCATACCTTTTCGCAGCCGAAAGTACTGCTCAATGTGGCTGGCAAACCGATCATCGATCATATCATGGACAAGCTCATCGAGTCAGGCATCGATGAAGCGATTATTATCGTCGGTTATCTCGGCGACAAGATCGAACAGCACCTCAAATCACGTTATTCGATCAAGATGACCTTCGTGGTTCAGTCGAAACAGCTCGGTCTGGCTCATGCCGTCCACCTTTGCAAACCCTATTGCGTCGATGACGAACCGCTGTTCATCATTCTCGGCGATACCATTTTTGATGTCGATCTTGCGCCGGTACTGAAAAGCGACGTATCAACGCTGGGTGTCAAGGAGGTTGAAGACCCCAGACGTTTCGGCGTAGCGATCACCGAAGGCGAACGGATCACCAAACTCGTCGAAAAACCGGAACAGCCAGTCAGCAATCTCGCCCTTGTCGGACTCTATTATCTTCAGAATGCCGGAGCACTGTTCAGCAGCATCGAGCACATCATTGAACACAACATCACGACCAAAAGCGAGTTTCAGCTCACCGATGCTTTGCAGCATCTGATCGACCTTGGCGAGGTTTTTTCGACCTTTCCGGTGCAGGGGTGGTACGATTGCGGAAAACCGGAAACGCTCCTTGAAACCAACGAGGTTTTGCTGAAGAAGAATAACCAGACAAAATCACTACCTGGCTGCATCATCAACCCGCCGGTTTTCATCGCAGAGAGCGCCTCGGTTTCCAACGCCATCATCGGGCCGAACACCACCATCGCCGAGCATGTCGTCGTCAAGGATGCCATCATCATGAACTCGATTATCGGACAGAAATCGCACGTCAGCGACATTATGCTCGACCGTTCGATCATCGGCAATCACGCCATCGTCACGGCCATGGGACACGAGCTGAATATCGGTGATTATTCGGAAATCCGGATGAAATGA
- a CDS encoding cyclodeaminase/cyclohydrolase family protein has product MKPDGTLESTTIAAYLGRLASGDPTPGGGAAAAVTAAQGVALLSMVCNLTLGKKRFADVEDEVQSILETCETARRQMLVLGDRDMEVFGAIMEVYRLPKTTPEETEARSAAIQAALKASSEVPFELFKRCQALRPLADRLEQIGNPNVLSDVIVGRHLLIAGMLSARANVEVNLDGIDDAEFCEAKRTVMQQALDGLGESCQGLVGR; this is encoded by the coding sequence ATGAAGCCTGACGGTACGCTTGAATCGACCACCATTGCCGCCTACCTCGGTCGGCTCGCCAGCGGTGATCCCACGCCGGGTGGTGGGGCGGCAGCGGCAGTGACGGCCGCACAGGGCGTCGCTCTGCTCTCGATGGTCTGCAACCTGACACTCGGCAAGAAGAGGTTCGCCGACGTCGAGGATGAAGTTCAATCGATTCTCGAAACGTGTGAAACGGCCCGCCGCCAGATGCTCGTTCTCGGCGACCGAGACATGGAGGTGTTCGGCGCGATCATGGAGGTTTACAGGCTGCCGAAAACGACGCCCGAAGAGACCGAGGCTCGCAGTGCCGCCATCCAGGCTGCGCTGAAGGCCAGCTCCGAAGTGCCGTTCGAGCTTTTCAAGCGGTGCCAAGCTCTGCGGCCTCTTGCTGATCGCCTTGAACAGATCGGTAATCCCAACGTACTCAGCGATGTGATCGTCGGTCGCCACCTGCTGATTGCAGGCATGCTGAGCGCCAGGGCCAACGTCGAGGTTAACCTCGACGGCATTGATGATGCCGAGTTCTGTGAGGCGAAGCGTACGGTCATGCAGCAGGCGCTCGACGGGCTTGGCGAAAGCTGCCAAGGCTTGGTGGGGAGATAA
- a CDS encoding bifunctional methylenetetrahydrofolate dehydrogenase/methenyltetrahydrofolate cyclohydrolase — MKALDPSPIAAAFRDAVRREISDEKLSINIVGILASDDPASATYADYTRAGCEDVGISFDLRKTSPESVRNMLESANADSDVHGIFVYYPIWGDSRDAELRDLISPHKDVEGLCPHWISKLYANERFDDEARKFKAILPCTPLAILKLLEETEAYIPYGLPFGGQQITIFNRSEVVGRPLAYMLSNDGARVYSFDIDGGFVVDVNDPGHERVPVTREEALRQSDIVITGVPSKVFDKIKADELKSGAVCLNFSSIQNFEPDAKESAGLYIPRVGPMTVAMCMRNALQLYRNYHHEA; from the coding sequence ATGAAAGCACTTGACCCGAGCCCAATCGCCGCCGCATTTCGTGATGCCGTCCGCCGGGAGATCAGCGATGAAAAGCTGAGCATCAATATCGTCGGCATTCTGGCCTCCGATGATCCCGCATCGGCAACCTACGCAGACTACACTCGGGCGGGGTGTGAGGATGTCGGCATCAGCTTCGATCTGCGCAAAACCAGTCCCGAATCGGTCAGGAACATGCTTGAATCGGCCAATGCGGATTCAGACGTTCACGGCATTTTCGTCTATTATCCGATCTGGGGCGACAGCCGCGATGCCGAGCTTCGTGACCTGATTTCGCCGCACAAGGATGTCGAGGGGCTCTGTCCGCACTGGATCAGCAAGCTCTACGCCAACGAGCGTTTCGACGATGAGGCGCGAAAGTTCAAGGCGATTCTGCCCTGCACACCGCTGGCCATCCTCAAGCTGCTCGAAGAGACCGAGGCCTACATTCCCTACGGCTTGCCGTTCGGCGGTCAGCAGATCACCATTTTCAACCGTTCGGAAGTGGTCGGCAGGCCGCTCGCCTACATGCTCTCAAACGACGGTGCGAGGGTCTATTCGTTCGACATCGACGGCGGCTTCGTGGTTGATGTCAACGATCCCGGCCACGAGCGCGTGCCAGTTACCCGCGAGGAGGCGTTGAGACAGTCGGACATCGTGATTACCGGCGTGCCTTCAAAAGTGTTCGACAAGATCAAAGCCGATGAGCTGAAGTCGGGCGCAGTTTGCCTGAACTTCTCTTCAATCCAGAATTTCGAGCCGGATGCCAAGGAATCGGCCGGGCTCTACATTCCGAGGGTCGGCCCCATGACGGTGGCCATGTGCATGCGCAACGCCCTGCAACTCTATCGCAACTACCATCATGAAGCCTGA